From the Chloroflexia bacterium SDU3-3 genome, one window contains:
- a CDS encoding septum formation initiator family protein → MARKRPRTLTSSPWHHRLARFGSPGVLIATAALVMLSLWLLVGLVEQVLTGARQDALLVQRRDEIATIEAQNSLLATQVAVATSPAYAAQVAREQLGYAAEGDTVILPSFPQVTPIASDPTPAPIPAPSPQANWRGWASAFFPPAPTSTPIP, encoded by the coding sequence ATGGCACGTAAGCGTCCGCGCACACTCACTTCCTCGCCCTGGCACCACCGCCTGGCGCGCTTCGGCAGCCCCGGCGTGCTGATCGCCACCGCCGCGCTGGTCATGCTCTCGCTGTGGCTGCTGGTGGGCCTAGTCGAGCAGGTGCTCACCGGCGCGCGCCAGGATGCGCTGCTGGTCCAGCGCCGCGACGAGATCGCCACCATCGAGGCCCAGAACAGCCTGCTGGCCACCCAGGTGGCCGTGGCCACCTCGCCCGCCTACGCCGCGCAGGTGGCGCGCGAGCAGCTGGGCTACGCCGCCGAGGGCGACACGGTTATCCTGCCCAGCTTCCCGCAGGTCACGCCCATCGCCAGCGATCCCACGCCTGCGCCCATCCCCGCGCCCTCGCCGCAGGCCAACTGGCGCGGCTGGGCCAGCGCCTTCTTCCCCCCCGCGCCGACATCGACCCCCATCCCATAG
- the trmD gene encoding tRNA (guanosine(37)-N1)-methyltransferase TrmD: MRFDILTLFPEMFAGPLTESIIKRAIQAGHIDVALHNIRDWATDKHKSVDDTPYGGGAGMVMKPAPLAAAIRAARGQGGERTLTLLMAPDGVPFTQRVAEDLAGYDRLVLLCGRYEGVDERIRETLIDREVSVGDFVLTGGELAAMIVLDVVSRLVPGVLDAASPVEESFGGGLLEYPQYTRPLEWEGRSVPDMLRSGNHAAIATWRHQHRLARTLRKRPDLLEIAPLAPADIAYLRSLGWQGGPKKR, encoded by the coding sequence ATGCGCTTCGACATCCTGACGCTCTTCCCCGAGATGTTCGCGGGGCCGCTGACCGAGAGCATCATCAAGCGGGCCATCCAGGCGGGCCATATCGACGTGGCGCTGCACAACATCCGCGACTGGGCCACCGATAAGCACAAGTCGGTGGATGACACACCCTACGGCGGCGGAGCGGGCATGGTGATGAAGCCAGCGCCGCTGGCCGCCGCCATCCGCGCCGCCAGGGGCCAGGGCGGCGAGCGCACGCTCACCCTGCTGATGGCCCCCGACGGCGTGCCCTTCACCCAGCGTGTGGCCGAGGATCTGGCGGGCTACGACCGGCTGGTGCTGCTGTGCGGGCGCTACGAGGGTGTAGATGAGCGCATCCGCGAGACCCTGATCGACCGCGAGGTCTCGGTGGGCGATTTTGTGCTCACTGGCGGCGAGCTGGCGGCCATGATCGTGCTGGATGTGGTGTCGCGCCTAGTGCCGGGCGTGCTGGATGCGGCCTCGCCGGTCGAGGAGTCGTTTGGCGGCGGCCTGCTGGAGTACCCGCAGTACACCCGCCCGCTGGAGTGGGAGGGCCGCAGCGTGCCCGACATGCTGCGCTCGGGCAACCACGCCGCGATCGCCACATGGCGGCACCAGCACCGCCTGGCGCGCACCCTGCGCAAGCGCCCCGACCTGCTGGAGATAGCCCCGCTGGCCCCCGCCGACATCGCCTACCTGCGCTCGCTGGGCTGGCAGGGCGGCCCCAAAAAGCGCTAG
- a CDS encoding polymer-forming cytoskeletal protein gives MFGNNKKVQAAPQPALNGKPETIVGANTTFVGTIKTDGNVRIDGSIEGDIEILGNLIIGETGRVIATIKAQNVHVSGAVKGEITAVDQLEISPTGKVWGDITTAALHIEPGGLFRGQSAMISNIDEPLLLEAPRTRE, from the coding sequence ATGTTCGGCAATAATAAGAAGGTTCAGGCGGCACCGCAACCGGCGCTTAATGGCAAACCTGAGACCATCGTTGGTGCGAACACCACCTTTGTCGGCACCATCAAGACCGACGGGAACGTGCGCATTGATGGGAGCATCGAGGGCGACATCGAGATCCTCGGCAATCTGATTATTGGCGAAACAGGCCGCGTGATCGCCACCATCAAAGCCCAGAACGTCCACGTTTCGGGCGCGGTGAAGGGTGAGATCACCGCAGTGGATCAGCTTGAGATCTCGCCCACCGGCAAGGTCTGGGGCGACATCACCACCGCCGCGCTGCACATCGAGCCGGGCGGGCTGTTCCGCGGCCAGAGCGCGATGATCTCGAATATCGACGAGCCGCTGCTGCTTGAGGCCCCGCGCACCCGCGAGTAG